Proteins encoded together in one Aerosakkonema funiforme FACHB-1375 window:
- a CDS encoding PAS domain-containing protein codes for MMDRDLERPNPDYERIESHLLRRTRQLEILCRAIHQLNLALEIPVVMGSLVASAMELVEAGAGTYGLINQGEMVFNEYRENEKIRPINIVFSRGVGVPGRVMETREHYISNAPNNDPHVLPQMYQEFAFYNIVNMPIFNRRGELIGCLELHNKAERRPFDSNDVTVLQGLAASAAVALENAQILKEREEALEALRKSEELYKTLARNFPNGTVALFDRDLTYTIAEGTELASIGLSKKSLEGKTLWEIFPPKFCEIAEPMYQAALDGKETVSEIFFANRIYLVHTLPVKNESVEVVSGMVMMQNITERKQAEKERQQLISLLENSSDYIALASLDGKIIFLNDAGQRLVGINNIEEAKRTVVFDFLMKEDICDYMERVLPAIIKNGRWEGEYRFRNFQNNEPIIVQKNAFRIADAKTGKPIAIATISRDITERKRAEQEIIKLNEELEKRVIERTAQLEAANKELEAFSYSVSHDLRAPLRSIDGFSQALLERYADKLDEKGKHYLQRVRAGSQRMAELIDDLLTLSRVTRSEMHRTQVDLSALAKSICQELQETQPQRQVEWQIAEGLVAQADARLLRVVMENLLNNAWKFTSKGIRSHIEFGCEIQPDGQMAYFVRDSGAGFDMAYADKLFGAFQRLHNTAEFPGTGIGLATTQRIVHRHGGRVWAIAAVDRGATFYFTL; via the coding sequence ATGATGGATCGAGATCTGGAAAGACCTAACCCCGATTACGAGCGGATAGAATCACATTTGTTGAGGCGTACTCGCCAATTGGAGATTCTCTGCCGCGCTATTCATCAGCTAAACTTAGCGCTCGAAATACCAGTTGTTATGGGAAGTTTAGTTGCTTCAGCAATGGAATTAGTCGAAGCAGGAGCGGGTACTTATGGCTTGATTAACCAAGGTGAAATGGTTTTTAACGAGTACCGCGAAAATGAAAAAATTCGACCTATAAATATAGTATTTTCGCGAGGAGTTGGTGTTCCGGGTAGGGTAATGGAAACAAGGGAACATTACATTTCTAACGCTCCCAATAACGATCCGCACGTCCTCCCCCAGATGTACCAAGAATTCGCATTTTATAACATTGTAAATATGCCAATTTTTAATCGTAGAGGTGAATTGATAGGTTGTTTGGAATTGCACAACAAAGCAGAGCGTCGTCCATTCGATAGTAATGACGTTACAGTACTGCAAGGTTTGGCTGCCAGTGCGGCAGTAGCGTTAGAAAATGCCCAGATATTAAAAGAACGCGAAGAGGCTCTGGAAGCGCTAAGAAAAAGTGAGGAACTATACAAAACATTAGCCAGAAATTTTCCAAACGGTACGGTTGCCTTGTTCGATCGCGACCTCACCTATACAATTGCCGAAGGTACGGAACTGGCTTCGATCGGTCTTTCCAAAAAATCCTTGGAAGGCAAGACACTTTGGGAAATATTCCCGCCTAAATTTTGCGAAATTGCCGAACCAATGTATCAAGCAGCACTAGATGGAAAAGAGACAGTCTCAGAAATATTTTTTGCCAATCGCATCTATCTCGTACATACGTTACCCGTAAAAAATGAGTCAGTCGAAGTTGTTTCTGGCATGGTGATGATGCAAAATATTACCGAGCGCAAGCAAGCTGAAAAAGAACGACAGCAGTTAATATCATTGCTAGAAAATAGTTCTGATTATATTGCCTTAGCTTCTCTGGATGGAAAAATAATATTCCTGAACGATGCGGGTCAAAGACTGGTGGGTATAAATAATATAGAAGAAGCTAAGAGAACAGTGGTATTCGATTTTTTGATGAAAGAAGATATCTGCGATTATATGGAGAGGGTGTTACCGGCAATTATTAAAAACGGACGTTGGGAAGGTGAATATAGGTTTAGAAATTTTCAAAATAATGAGCCAATAATAGTACAGAAAAATGCTTTCAGGATCGCGGATGCAAAAACAGGTAAACCAATAGCGATCGCCACAATTAGCCGAGACATCACAGAGCGGAAACGAGCCGAACAGGAAATTATCAAACTCAATGAAGAATTAGAGAAGCGGGTAATTGAAAGAACCGCACAACTGGAAGCGGCGAATAAAGAACTCGAAGCTTTTTCTTACTCAGTTTCTCATGATTTGCGTGCGCCATTGCGAAGTATTGATGGCTTCAGTCAGGCATTACTAGAACGATATGCGGATAAGTTGGATGAGAAAGGCAAACATTACCTGCAACGGGTGCGTGCGGGTAGCCAGCGGATGGCGGAACTGATCGACGATTTGCTAACTTTGTCTAGGGTGACCCGCAGCGAAATGCACCGCACGCAAGTCGATCTGAGCGCTCTAGCCAAAAGCATTTGCCAAGAACTTCAAGAGACACAGCCGCAGCGTCAAGTGGAATGGCAGATTGCAGAAGGACTTGTTGCCCAGGCAGATGCGCGGCTATTGCGAGTCGTTATGGAAAATTTGCTTAACAATGCCTGGAAATTTACCTCCAAGGGTATACGATCGCACATAGAGTTCGGATGCGAAATACAACCGGATGGCCAAATGGCCTACTTTGTGCGCGATAGCGGTGCTGGTTTCGATATGGCTTACGCCGACAAACTCTTCGGTGCTTTTCAACGTCTTCACAACACAGCTGAGTTTCCCGGCACAGGCATTGGGCTGGCAACAACACAGCGCATCGTTCACCGACACGGCGGTCGAGTGTGGGCAATAGCCGCAGTCGATCGAGGTGCAACTTTCTACTTTACGCTTTAG
- a CDS encoding response regulator yields the protein MNHKKILLVEDNPDDEELTLLAFEESNLLGEVMVVRDGAEALDYLLGMGAYANRDVSFKPAVVLLDLKLPKMDGLEVLRRLRTDERTKFIPVVILTTSIEQEDIIKSYDLGCNSYIRKPVDYLQFIEAVRHMGLYWLFLNKALST from the coding sequence GTGAATCACAAAAAAATCTTATTAGTAGAAGATAATCCAGATGATGAAGAGTTAACTTTGCTAGCTTTCGAGGAGAGCAACCTTTTGGGGGAGGTGATGGTAGTACGGGATGGGGCAGAAGCACTGGATTATCTACTTGGTATGGGTGCATACGCAAACCGCGATGTCAGCTTCAAACCAGCGGTAGTGCTGCTGGATTTGAAGCTACCTAAAATGGATGGTCTGGAAGTGTTACGCCGACTGCGTACCGACGAGCGCACAAAATTCATTCCTGTAGTTATTCTTACAACATCGATCGAACAGGAGGATATCATAAAAAGTTATGACTTAGGTTGTAATAGCTACATTCGCAAACCAGTAGATTATCTTCAATTTATTGAAGCTGTAAGGCATATGGGGTTATACTGGCTATTTTTAAACAAAGCACTGTCAACGTAA